Below is a genomic region from Tenrec ecaudatus isolate mTenEca1 chromosome 15, mTenEca1.hap1, whole genome shotgun sequence.
GACTGTTGCTTCGTGCCACCTCCAGCCAAATCTGTGAGTCTTCTAAAATTGATGTTCCACTCTAGTCAGAAAAGTTCCAAGGATTATTGTAGGTGGCTGTGAGTTTTATTGAAAACGTAGCCATTAAAATGTGTTGACGTGTTTTGTTTTCTGGACCAGTCAGATGTTATATTCACTCCTTTTTCCAAACATTCCTGGTGGTCTATTGACTGAGGTTCATGGACAGTAAAGCAGCATATGACTCACATATCGAAATCGGTGAAAAGGTATAACCTATTGATCAGGCTAGCAAGCACCTATTCACTGTGATTGGACTTGCTCCTACAGGAAAATTGCCCAGGACCACTCACTGGACCCCTGATGAGTGAGAAATAGTCAACCTGTAAGAAAAGGCACCTTCTCAAATGTTCCCTGAAGAAGTACACTTTGAAATGAAGTCATTGGAAACATTTATAAACTGTTGAATCACATATTTGAAACAAAGGAGGCAAGCaaataaaaatgaagctttcCTCATGGGTAGAAATAGAAAggcactttccagaaagccaaatTATATTTTAGATTTCACTGGCCAAGGAAAGGAACCACTGCGTCTGTGGAACAGGAATCTGGATTGACTCTTGAGGAGCTAGAGAGAAAGTTCTGGTACAATCACCTCAACTATGTCCATCACAGACTACCTTTTGACTATTTTGCTTCATGTGAATTTGGTTTTCTAAGTAGTGAGATATGGTTAGGGATTGGTCTGGGTGGTGGGCATAACAGCAGAGGTCCAGGTTGCCTCTCTTTACATGTCTCTCTTCACTGAAGGGGTATTATTTGCTTGGATTGTGACCACGAAACTAGAAACCAATAAATGTCATCTTGGAGTTGCCTGTAAATAATGGAAGCTTAGCGAGCTGTGGGGAGCCCTGGGGACGTGgtggtacatgttgggctgcgatccacttggtcggcagtttgaaactaccacccTCCGCTGGAGAATGATAGGGGttcctctgagtcagcactgactcgatggcagtgagtttgttgagtTTTGAGAAAGCCTGACTGAAATAAGTTCCTAGTGATTTGGATGTCAGAAAATTACAAATGTAACCATTAGCTAAATAGCCGATTCTTTACATCGCCTAGTCTTTTGATTAGTTTTTGCTTTAAGATGCAAATGTTTAATGTTAGTGTAAAAGTACATTACCTTCTTGTAAAATGAAGCTCAAAAAGTGAACCTTAGAAAGCTCAATGATCAAATATGTTCAATACATTCATTTTGTGGGTTTAGGGTCATTCTGTAATTCTTTTGCTGACAGTGAAGTCAGGAAAGTGTCAAGCTCATTCTACTCTGGAAGCTTATTTATGTTGTCTGGGCGGGTCATTtaccattaaaacaaaacaaaaaagaaagcaggCTACACAAGTGTAAACAGTAGTCAGAACTCTCAAGCCCCATCCTTAAGATCTGTGCACGTCACTGCATGTAAGCTATATCTTAATCGCTAAAAGATTTTTCTTACAGTCTGGGAAGATTGGCTCTTGCATTAGGAATCTGCAGTGATTTCTTGGGCTTGATTTTGGTTTCGGTTTGTGATAgatctgcctgcctgcttgttcaAGGCACACTCTGACAGTGGCCAGCTGACCTGTGGCCTCTAGTCTCTTCTCGGCTTTCCTTAGGATGCCCTATCCTGCTTCAGCCGGAGTTCTCTAGCTGATGGGACCTTAATGTTTCAGCACACAGTCGGACATCAGTagtcaactcattgccatcagctgatcctatagggtttctgaagctagacATCTGTACAGAAGGAGGCTGCTtcatctctccccaccccccgcctacccagagcagctggtgggttcaaaccattgacctttggttagcagcccaatgctaaatCCACTGCACTACAAGCCCTCCTTCAATATCAATAATAGGAGGAACTTAATGGTGTCATAGAGATGGTGAGACTCAAATTGGCCTGACCTGGGTGTGAATCCAAAGATCACCTATTGTGTAGCCTAGAACGTGTCCCCTGAGCCTCAGTCTCCTTTTCTGTAAACTGGGCAAACAAAATGAAACGAGCCAGCACACAAGGAGTCAGGAACCTGGCGACCAGGACTTGCGACAGGCCCCTGTGGCTTTTCCACCTGCGCTGGTACTCCCTCTTCGGGCATGTAGCGCCTGCAGGGACTCGGGTGCACTCTTCCCTAGTAAGTGCCCGGGGGTCACACAGGCGTTGCATGTTCTTCCTCACTGAGGACAGTCAGGGAACCTGACTAAGAGAAGCAGCCCATCTAAGCACTGCCTGTGTTTGCAGGGCATCGGCATGGAGGTCATGAGCGACAGTAAAATGGTGTCCTCCGATTTCAGCACAGGGCCTGCGGAAAGAGCCACCAAGCCTTTGCAATTTAAGGATCCCAACTTTGTGGTAAGCTTCTAAGGAATTTCAGATTTAAAATCCAGAATACACACACCACAGCCTCTGATTTTGCTGGGCCCACAGCTGAGTGGTGCCGGTACCTCTTCCTTTACCAACTTGAatgttcctcccccccccccaagaatccCCCACCATGGGCTGGAGTGATGGGGCGGGGGCCTTTCCTCCCGACCCCCCACTGTGCCAGGCCCGAGGCTTGCATGTAAAAATTCTGTGGAATTTTTTACAGGGTGCTGTTTGGAGAGCAGGTCCTTCAGTGATTATCTGATTACCTCTCCCCTTTTCGTTGGAATGTGATTTAGACAACGCTTGAGCCTCCTTCCCAAAGATCAGTGCTTTCCTTTGGTTCTGGGAGTAGAGCTGAGCTGTTCAGCCATAAAACAGGAAAAGGGTCTCTTCATTCTTGAGAGAGAGACTACGTTACAGCAGTTCAGATGACGCCATTCGTAGTTACTTTTCGATGATTTCCATTGCAGAGATACAGCGTGATCAGTGCCTACAGGCAGGTTTCTGCTGTTCCACTCCATTTTATTGTGGCGACGTCATGGGGCAGAACTAAGCTTCTGGACGGCTCTCCCTGCCATAATTGAGGCTCATGCGGTTTCCAGCATTACCAGCCATTGACGAGGCAGAGACTCGCCACAGAGGGGAGGTTAGAGATGTCGTCCTGAATTTCAAATCTAACTGCATAGTAGGTCgatttgaaaatgatgggaaCTTCATGAATGAATCCCGCAAGTTTCGATCCAAGAAGggattggatttttgtttttacatACAAGTCTAAAAAGAGTAGCCctgttgtttctcccccttcatcaACTCAtgggctttggcatccccaacaCGTTGCTTTTTTATAGCTAAGATTAAAGCGTCCAATGTAATAACttccaaaacccaaacaaaacaaaatcctcggGGCACAAATGATGGCTGCCAGCGCgaggagggggtgtgtgtgataGAGCCATGACTGCGCACCCGGCAGGCCCTCACATGGCAGCCTCTATTGATGTTTCTTTCTGCACCCCGCTTGTCACTCGAGCATTCCGGCCATGGAGGCGCAGTGGCTGGCAAGAAGAACAGAACCTGGAAGAACCTGAAACAGATCCTCGCTTCGGAAAGGGCGTTGCCGTGGCAACTGAACGACCCTAACTGTGAGCTATCTCGAGCCTCCCGTGTGTTTATAATGTTCACAGCAGGGGCTTTCTTGTAACCAGCCTGGTGTTTGGAAGGGGGAGCGGGAAACTGCTTGTCGCTGGAGTTTCCAGTGGGATCAGCCTGGGAACCtgtgggtgtgcttcttcatccTGGCCGTGTGGGGTCTGTTTGTTTGTGTTGTCATGAGTGTGTGGTCTTCTAGGGTCACCTCTCCAGCATCTCCCAGCTGGAGAAGTAGGGCCTGATACAATAATATTAGTGTTTCTTTTAGACCAACTTTTTGTTCCACTCTTCAAGTTGGTTCCCAGGAACCAGGAAGCTCACTTCCGGAGAGCTTCCCCCGGCCTGCCGGACGGCCAGCTCTGTGAGCCTCAGGATCACGGCTTTATGCCGCAGGATGGCCACCTCTGTGTAAAACACTGCCCGGTGTGCCCTTTAACACGAAGGAAAGGGCAGGCTCCCTATTCCGTCCACCTGACCTACTGCACCCTTTCCACGGGGGTGACCCAGGCTGGTGACAAGTAAGCCAGGCAGTTGTCTGTCTGTGGACATACACGTCCATGTCCAGGTGCCCGGGCCCAATCTGTGAGTTGGTTGGCATCTCATCCCCATTCCCCTGGGAACTCTGAGACTGTGCATAGTATCTTGTGGGCAGATGGGTTTCCGGGGGTGGGTCTGCTGGAGTTGAGGGTCTGTGGTGAGAGGGCAGCGCTTGACCTTCAGCCCACAGCTCATCATCAGCATTGTGGTAGTTCCCAGGACTCCTCCCCTACTTCTTTGGGTAAGCCCCAGAAAGTTCTCTGCAGGCTCAGCCACAAACTAAACAGTTCGGGGTTCTTATTACACAGTACTAGATAGAAGGGTCAAGGTTTGGATGTTTGAAGCCAATTTggttttcttccttttcctcccaTCCAGACTTCAGTATTGATGCTCCTCCATCCTTTAAACCAGCCAAGAAGTACTCCGACGTCTCCGGTCTCCTTGTGAGTATGAGTCCACCTCACTGATTTAGAACATTAACCTGAAAAGAAGATTCCAGAGTCACGActatttagaccagtggttctcaatcctctcaaccctttcatacagttcctcatgttgtggtgacccccccccaacgtaaaatttttttattgctacttcatcactgtcattttggtactgtgatgaatcgggcgacccctgtgaaagggtcgtttgacctcccaaaggggttgagacccgcaagttgagaaccgctgacttagacAGCTCCAGTCGGGAGCCCGTGCACTGGCAGTGGGAAACAGGTTTACGAGGAGGTGTTCCTGTGTTTCCTTAGTGGGCACCACCTGGGCTGTCGGTGTGGGCTGCCAGGAGGAAGGGCTGCCCCAGAAGCCCGCAGGCTCGACTTTCAGTTCCCCTTCCTCTGCTTGTTAACTATGGCCGTCACGTGGAAGAAACAACTCCTTTGTTTTTTCATTGCTGaacttctgtttttaattttcttttcttttttcaaacatAAGCATCAGGAAGGGGCCGTACGGTCAAGGTGGTCATTTTCAAGCTTAGTCTTAAGCACCAGGACCTCTTTTCCAAATGAGATCTTTTACAGAATCCAAATAGACCCAGAACTGGCGCTCACCTCCTGGCTGGCTCCTTTCTGGGTCTGGTCCTCTGATCTCCACCCCACACGTCCCCATCACAGTGACTGGAAACCAGCAGGGCTGCTGTAAGAAGGAGACTGGGACCGACCACCTAGTCGGAATGACTCATTCCTGCCCCTACAGACATAGGAGATGAAGTGTGGACCTTGAGAAGgcatccctataggacatagCAGAACAAcggctgtgggttcccaagaccgtGAAGCTTtctaggaggagaaagcctcgccTCTTGTTCACGGGGCAGCTGgagattcagaactgctgacctggcacttAGAAGCCCAGTGTGGAATACACGAGACCACCACGCCTCTTGGGTCCCATATAGATTAGTGCTAATCCCGTATAAAATTTAATGCTTACGGCAAACCGTTTTACTAGGTAAGctaaactattacttggttttaaAGAGATTTTCGGGCTCATTTGGTTTAAAGATTATTTAAGGCCAACAATTTTGGAGATTCACCCAGTCTCCAGACTCCCAAGTCTgaagtccatgagaatttgaaattctgttctgcatttgccTCTTTTTGATCAGAATTCCTCCCTGCATAGGtgccatctttttttaaaaatcattttattgggggctcgtataactctatcaaaatacatccattgtttcaagcacatttgtacattgttgtcatcatcattgtgttagtctgtgtactttagagaaacaagttcacagaaattcatgtgtaagagagtgttttatataagaCTAagtgtgcatcaataaaacatcccaacccagtgctgcccaagcccctaagtccaacattaacccatttgtccaacaccaatccacaaagtcctcttccatctcacaaaacagatgcaatgatgccaactgcaggaggaaagcagagtccgtgaacatgtaagcatctcagcatggcAAGGGTTTCCACATGGATGCAaagctgcatcagggcaggtccacgtggcttctaagGGATGtcgtgcaggaagtgagctttgccagctaaagcagggaactggccaaggcagcttcaccctggtccaaccatcagaaagcaagagacccgagaactcgaaaggcgaggctcaccgagccatttatccctccagccttcagttaacccatgtgtttattggccaggttggcacaataaactcactacctcagtcattctcaaaacatttgctttctgcttcagcccttggtatcagctcctcatttttccctctctctccacccctctccctcacaaatccttgataatttataaattattattactttgtcatagcttacattatccgttgtctcccttcacccatttttctgttgtccataactcagggacgaggttatatgtagatcattgtaatcggttcaccctttccactccaccgtccctctaccctcctggtatcaccactctcaccactggtcctgaaggaatcatctgtcctggattccctgtgtttccaataattatctttaccagtgtacatcctctggtctagccagatttgtaaggtagaattgggatcataatagtgggtatgagggggaagcatttaggaactagaggaaagttgtatgtttcattgttgctgtactgcaccctgactggcttttctcctccccgagatccttctgtaaggggatgtccagttgcctacagatgggtcttgggtccccaatctgcactcccccctcgttcacaatgatttgattttttgttctttgatgcctgatacctcattccatggacacctcgtgatcacacaggctggtgtgcttcttccatgtgggctttgttgcttctgagctagatggatccttgtttaccttcaagtctttaagactctagacactatcttttgatagcgaggcaccatcagctttcttcaccacatttgcttatgcacctgctgtgtcttcagcgatcgtgttgggaaggtgagcatcagagaatgccagtttaatagaacaaagtgttcttgcattgagcggGTGCCATCTTTTTTACTGCAGGCATTGTTTCATGACTGTCCTGTCTCTTGTTAGACTCAACCTTTTTTAGGTATAATTTACATAGGATAAAATTTCCATGGTCTAAGTGTGCAGTATGAAGTCTTGACCATTGTCTTCAGCCATTTCCAGCAGCCCCAAGGGCTTTCCCTTTGTGTCCCTTGCAGTTCCCACCAGCCAGGCCCAGAAATCCGAATCCCATCGCGATAGGTTCATTCTGCATGTTCTATATCTTCATGTGAATGGAATCTCATGATatgtgttctttcatgtctggctttatttacatatttattgatGGTAATTGTTTAGTAGGATGTTTTAAGATTTATCAATCTTATATCatgtatataatataaataaaggaatagttcctttatttttttattgctgaataatattccactgtATTAATATGCCACAAGTTGTTTATTCATTCTCCTGTTAGAGGAGAATAACGCCCCCTCCTCAAAGATACCCAGGTCCTCATCCCTAGAATATAAACATGTTATGTCCTGTGACAATGAGGGATGACGGTGCAGAAGCAATTATGGTTGCCTCTCACCTGATCTAAAAATAGAGTGTTCTGGACACTCAGGTGGACCCATCGGAATCACCAGGGTCCTTCAAGGGGCAGCGTTGCGCCCTGTGCCATTGCCAGACTCTTGAGGGTGGCCTCTGGAAGCTGGCAAAGGCAAACCAGCCAAATGTCCTCCACACAGAGCCTCCAGAGAGGAATTCCACCCTTCTCTCCCGCTACCTTTGGTCAGGGAGGACCACCCACGCTGGGCTTCCGTCCAACTGGGAGAGGATGAGTGTGTTGTCTGCCCCACGTCTGCCTTGGTGGTTTGTCAGAGCACCTTGGAAAACTAAAGCCTGTCATGGGGAAGGTCCATTTGCCCTTGAGAATAGGGTGTGTTCTGCTGTCTTTGGGTGGAGTGGTTTGTGAGTGCTAATTGGGTCAACTTGTTTTTTTAGCTTTGTTTTGTGAAAATCCTTACTGATTTTTCTGCCTGCTTGTTGAATTCGGTACCGACAGCTGAGTGTTGAGGCCTCCTACTGTCATAGTGGATTTGCCCATGAGTGTTCAGTTTCGACCTTGTGTGTGTTAAAGCTCTCTTGTTAAGGCACTGAGCTGCTTAGCATGAGGTCTTTGTGGAGCATTGATGCCTTCAGCATTATGTCACTGCTCTGGAGTCACCTTGAAATCCGTGTAGCTGCTCCAACTGTGATGGGCTTATGTCCACAGGCTATGTCTTTCTTGGTAGTGTTGTGTTTGTCTCTGACTTTATAGTAGAAAGTATATAGTTGAATGTTGGTCTTTATTCACCCAGACAACATGTCTGAACTGGCATCTTTCTGTTATTTGCCTTTAAAGGGAATGTTGGATTTGCGTCTGCCATCTTAGTGGTTGGGGGAGATGGGCGGCTTTCTGTTCCCGTCAAGAGtgccaatctcagaaacccacagggccaattctacaGTCGCCATGGGAcggagttgactcagtggcagtgagtttgtttttgtttgttagttgctGCTTTCAGTTGTTCATTTGTTCCTAGTTTCTTATTTCTGCCTGCTTTGGGTTTAGTTTAGATTTATagaaaaagagacagctgtgcagCTATTCCCATAGACCCTACACTAATTTTCCCTATGACTAACTTGAATTGTATTTTACATTTGTTACGATCAGTGGATCCatgtttatacattgttattcatCAAAACCCACAGTTTATTCAGATCTCCttaatttttccttttctgtcCCCGGAACCCATGAGGTACTGTGTTACACTGACTCGTCTGTCTCCTTAGCCTCATGGCAGGGCTAGGCCAGCAACGAAGCAGAATAGCACTTAGGCAGAAGTCCCCACCTCTCAGTGCTTCCTCGGGCGCAGACAGAGGGCTTGGGGATGGTTCTTGTTGGGATAGCAGATTGGAGGGGGGAGCCGGGCCCATGGTGGGGTTCTTGTGGGGCCACACACAGGCTGTGGCTTTGGGGCTGAGCACTCAGCATGAGTAAGGGGTTACCCTCCTCATAGATGGTGTTAAATGGGCGCTTAAGTCTCAACTGTAATGTTGACACCATTAAGGAGAGCGTGTTACTCACAATTCAGAAGTTCGTAAGTACAGGACTGAGCCTGGCCGGAGTATAGACGGAGCCAGCTGCTCCCAGCCGCCAGCTGAGgagcttccctccctccccagcccccacccccatgtgggCACGGCAGGCAGGCACGCGGGCCACAGCTGTGGAAAGAACTGTGCCTCTGGGAGAGCCGGCCTACAGCCCTGGCAGCCTCGCCCTGCAGCGAGCAAGCGGGAGCAGAGCTGTTCGCGGACTGCCCTGGGGACTGGCAGCCTTTGTCTCATTCCCTGAGGGAATCCGGGCGGGTGCACCGTGGGAGGGGGGGTCTTTACTTGCCCAGCCCTGGGGTCGCTTGGCGCCCTCCTCCTGTTCAGAAGACTGGACGCTGGCTCCTGGGGGAATCCAGTCTGTCCGAGTCTTGTCAGTGCCCTTTGGGTTGGAGCCACAGGGCCTTCTGTGGTCAGCAGCCTTCCTGGCAGAGAGAGCTGACCTTGGGCGGGCTGGCTCAGCAcgggtgggagtgggagtgagGCAGCGATGGACTGGAGCCAGACTGGAGCCGGCTCCTCCGTGGAGGACAGACGATCAGAGTCAGATGCCCAGGCCACGCGCTCCTTCCTGCTCAGGGCTCAGGGCTGCCCACCCTCCGCTCGTTCACGCATGGTCCTGCCTGGCTTCCCAGCTAAGCCCCCCGCCTGTGGCTGCCGTAGGAAGTGTAGTAGAGGGAGACTGCAGACCTCTACTGTTCCGCTGAGCGTTCGTTCATCTTCGCTTTGAGCAGCCATCCATCCGGGTGTCCTTGGTGACACACTGACGTTCAGGCCTCAGCAAGGCCATGCCCCACCAGTTCAGGGGAAGAAGCAAAGACTCCTTGGATCCTGAGAACAGGACAGCTCGCTTCCCGTCCGCGTGGGGCTGCTTCCCTAAGGCCCCTCCCTTCTCCgagccacctccctccacagacgATCTGTATGAGTGATGGGATGTGATCTTTCTGGACTTTAATAGCATCttgcatcatcttttttttttttaatgactcaaCCCCATGTTTCAGATTGTATGGAAGCCTGAGGGACACAGCGAATGCAGTTTGCCTCCTGGAAGCATGCGGAAGCATGCCCAGAGAGGCTGATGACGTCAGGCAGTGGGAAGCAAGTCCTCCTCTCTGATACTGCCCCACCCATCTGTCCCTCCAGTCATGCATCTCGCCATCCTTTGTACAAACTCGAGCCCCATCAAtgtccctcccactgtgtcctcggGGCCACGCTGGGAGCTGGTGCACAGTGATTCGCAGTCTGCAGGGCTCCTGTCCCCCGGAACTTGGAAGCAGAGTGCCATGTAGACAATAAACTTGAAAACAGCCTGGTGAAGCATCCTGGGAGGGCTACTGGTGATAGCAGATTGGAGGGGGGAGCCGGGCCCATGGTGGGGGGTCTTGTGGGGCCACACACAGGCTGAGGCTTTGGGGCTGAGCACTCAGCATGAGTAAGGGGTTACCAAGCagagcggggtggggtgggagggaggatggTGAAGGGTACATGGCAAGAAGGAGGGATGAAGGCCAGGCTGGTGGGAACCAGAGCTTGGCCAGCAGCTCAGGAAGAGGCTAGGGTGgcaggagtgcccaggccttttTTCAGAGCCAATGAGCCATGCCGAAGGCTGGGGCCTTTGTCCCAAGGATGGCGAGGAGCCACTGAGGGCTCCGGTGTGAAGGAGAGGCCTGCTCAGAAGTGCAGGGTTCAAGGAGATGGTGCTGGACTCCCTCCCGGGACAGGTGTGGCTGGGCCCCCAACACCGGGCACGCTGTGCACAGGGTGTGGGGAGCAGGAGAGGGAGCGCTCGGAGCCAGGTGGCGTGGAGCCGAGAGGGGTGGGCATGCCACAAGTGGAGGGGGCACACTTCCTGTCCAGGAGTGATTATTCAAGGCAGGCGTGGGGTTGAAAACAGGGAGGGACAGAAGTCATGAATCTGATTTGGACCTGTTGCTTGGAACCCTTGAGGTCCCCATGAGAATGTTCCAGAGTCTGATGTTGTTATTCCCCACACCCTGAAGCATTGCTCAAGTCCGGGAAGATTAATGAACCTCTGCCAAAGGGAGCAAGTTAGTGCTCTCTGTGACAGGGTACAACATAACCAAGATGCATGTCTCTTGCAGGGAAATGGGAAACGGAGGGGAAAAGACCTATTGAAAACTTGTACTTGAACTCTCTCTGCTATACTGTGCCTCTTTCCCacccaggcctcctacacagaCCCCCAGAGCAAGCTGCGGTTCAGCTCCATCGAAGAGTTCTCCTACATCCGGAGGCTCCCGTCCGATGTTGTCACCGGCTACCTGGCCCTGAGAAAGGCCACGAGCATTGTCCCCTGAGCCCCTAGGGCTGCCACCACGTGGGAAATATGGCTTCAAAGACAGACTTCAGCctcagagttttgtttttttttcccatttgcccttcaactgtgatgttaaattatatttcacctgTTGCCTCAAGTAAAGTTGTTTGACAAGAAAGTACAAGATAATTgaatgaggtgtttttttttttccaaagatgATGCGAATCCGAAAGACTGGTTACCTGGGTGGCCTCTGCTCCTGGTGGCTCTCCCTGCAGAGCAGGCCTGTCTCCCTCTGACCAACGGCATGGATCCCACCCAGAGCCCTGAGGCACTGGCCCTCATCCTTGTGCCTCAGCCTCCCACACTTTGGAAGGGGGTCCCAGCACTGACCCTGCATTTGTCCAGGAAGGGTTCTTGTCTTGCCCTTTGGTTGCAGTCTGCCCCAGAAAGACAGCATCCGCTTTTGCATCCTCCGGGAAGAGAAAGTATTTCCTTGGACTGGGAAAGCGACACACCTGGACACCCAGGGGCTGTGTTCTCTGCTCTTCTAGGGAGACCAGTGGGACAAATCCCTGGGACTGCTGACCAGAGTTTTTGAAGGCAGTGGGGTAGGGATTAGGGACCCCATGTTCCTTCTGGGAAAGCCCCTCCCCCAGACTTGGAGAAAACAAAGCAGGAGTCAACCAGAGAGTAGTGCTGAGCCAGCTGACAGCCGCCTGGAGCCTGGCTTCCTTTCCTCCAGGTGAATGATCCCAG
It encodes:
- the INO80C gene encoding INO80 complex subunit C isoform X1 encodes the protein MAAQIPIVAPSSAPGLARNSKKRPASPANNGSSAGSYSVSKKKKVTPSSYSQGIGMEVMSDSKMVSSDFSTGPAERATKPLQFKDPNFVHSGHGGAVAGKKNRTWKNLKQILASERALPWQLNDPNYFSIDAPPSFKPAKKYSDVSGLLASYTDPQSKLRFSSIEEFSYIRRLPSDVVTGYLALRKATSIVP
- the INO80C gene encoding INO80 complex subunit C isoform X2, which produces MAAQIPIVAPSSAPGLARNSKKRPASPANNGSSAGSYSVSKKKKGIGMEVMSDSKMVSSDFSTGPAERATKPLQFKDPNFVHSGHGGAVAGKKNRTWKNLKQILASERALPWQLNDPNYFSIDAPPSFKPAKKYSDVSGLLASYTDPQSKLRFSSIEEFSYIRRLPSDVVTGYLALRKATSIVP
- the INO80C gene encoding INO80 complex subunit C isoform X3 gives rise to the protein MEVMSDSKMVSSDFSTGPAERATKPLQFKDPNFVHSGHGGAVAGKKNRTWKNLKQILASERALPWQLNDPNYFSIDAPPSFKPAKKYSDVSGLLASYTDPQSKLRFSSIEEFSYIRRLPSDVVTGYLALRKATSIVP